CCTATATTTACGTACAATATTTCCTAGCATATTAGCGCTAGTTGTTTATAGTATCTTCGTACTTGTTATCGGTGCATTTGATTTTGTTTTTGCACTTATTGTAGGTTGTATGTTAGCTATTATCGTTTTTCTTCTTCCGTTTGTATCATTACTTTTGATGAAGAAACATCATGTTACTTTAAAGCAAGGAAGAAACCGTTTGTATCAACAACTGACAGATGCTGTTTTTGGATTATCTGATTGGCAAGCAAGTGGTCGTAAAGATGAATTTATTAATGAGTATGTAAAACAAAATGATCAGTTGTTAAAAATCGAAAAGAGAGTGAAACGCTGGTATCATATTCGGGACAGTATCATTCAATTAGTAGTAGGTATTGTAGTTATTTCGATGATCATATGGACTGGGAATGAAGCGGCAAGTGAACAAATTGCTCCTACAGTTATCGCAGCTTTCGTATTAATGACTTTATCTGTAACAAACGCGCTTATTCCTATTGCAGATGCCATCGATCGAATACCGTCGTACGTAGAATCTACCCATCGTCTTAATGGCGTAGAAAGTGATAGTGTTTTACATGATGAAACGGATTTGCATGGAGAGAAAGATTATATTGAACCAAAACATGTAGATATTGAACTGAATCACGTATCGTATAGTTATCCAGATAGTAATGAGATTGTATTAAAAGATGTATCATTACAAATAAAAGCAGGGAAGAAAATTGCTATTTTAGGAAGAAGTGGGACAGGGAAATCTACTTTACTAAAATTGTTAACAGGGGCGTTAAGCCCAGTAAATGGCCAAGTTGTATTGAATGGTGAACGAGCTCATACGAATCTTTTATCTAAATATATTTCTGTATTAAATCAAAAGCCGCATTTGTTTGATACGACAATTGGAAATAATGTACGAATTGGCAAACCGGAGGCGACGGATGAAGAGATATGGAAAGCTTTAGAGAAAGCACAATTAGCTTCACATGTTACTTCTCTTCCAGACGGATTACAAACAAAAATGCATGAAATGGGAAAGCGGTTTTCTGGTGGGGAAAGACAAAGGGTTGCTTTTGCTAGAACTCTTATGCAAGAAACATCAATTATTGTACTTGATGAACCGACTATCGGTTTAGATCCAAAAACAGAATTGTCTTTAATCGAAACAATGTTTTCTGCAACGGAAGACAAGACGGTTATTTGGATTACGCACCATCTTGTAGGAATAGAACATGTAGACGAAGTTATATTCCTTGATCGTGGCCAAATTGTCATGCAAGGTAGTCATAAACAACTTCTGAAAGAAAATGAAAAGTATCGTAAACTTTATGAGTTAGATAAAGGAATATGATTTAAATAAGCAATAATTGTAAAAATAGCTACGCCTAATGGTGGAGCTATTTTTTTTGTTAGATTGCAGGTGTATATGATTGTTACGAATTAAAAATGAATTTCATATTATACATATAATGGAGGGGATGTACATGAAGGAGCAATATAAAATCATTGTTTTAAGTGATGAGTTATCAGGGGAGAGGATTCGAAATACGTTAGACAAAAATAAATGTAAAACAATAGTTCATGTTGTAGACGTTTCAGATGTTGTTCGTATAGAAAGTTCTTTTCAATATATAGTCATTTGGAGAGGGGACGCAGAAAAACTTACAAATGACTTGATAAATAGGGGCGTGCAAAGTTCAAAAATTATTAATTTAACAAAATACATGTATGAATGGAAGGATAAATTAATTTCTATCTATCAAATAAATCCGGATCTTATGTCTTTATACATTTCTATGAAAAAAACAAAGAGTGATCCGACGTATGAATTGTTTGCTACCGGTTTGTCTTATCCACATTGTGGCATAAGTACGGAGCTTCTCTCAAAAAAGTCAATAAAATTAACACTTCCATCGCAAGATCTATACTATGATTATTTAATAGCGTCACAACTTTTATCAAACAATCATTCATTTCAATATTGTTTAATAGGAATAGCCTATTTCTCGTTTTACTTTGATATGTCGTTATCATCTGAATCATATAGAATTCACAAAGTATATTATCCATTGTTTCAAGATGGTCATCATACTGTAGTTCACTCTCCTCTACCCACTGATGGATTCTCCCATCTAAATACTCCGAAACCACTTTTTTCTATTTTTAATTTGCATTTTGAATATATTTTATTAGACGAACTAAAAGATGAATCATTGACGCTGCCTTGGATAAATGCTGAGTGGAATACCACTCCTCTTCACATTCCTTTTGAAGAACACGGGAAAATAAGAGCAGCTTCACATGCTAAATTGGCGTATCCTCATACTTTAGTTGAAAATAAAATGATTTTTAAGAAATATTTAGAATTACTGTTAAAAAACGATATAAAGCCATTAATTGTTGTGTTCCCTGTTACTTCACATTATTTCAATTGTAGTAGTAAGAAATTAAAAGAAGATTTTTATAAAGTTATAAATGATTTTCAAACTCAATATTCTTTTCAAATTATAGATCTATTTGATTCGCCATTATTTTGTGACGATGATTTTTATGATAGTGATCATATGAATAAAAAAGGTGCAAATAAAATGTCCGCATTATTAAATATGTTTATTCAGGAACGAAAAGTATGATATTTTGTTTCCTGTTTGCATAAAAGTATATAGGCTCCATACAGTTAAAGTAATGTGATTTTTGTGTCGCGTATATAAATAATATGCGAAGAGGTGAGAGAGTTAAAATGAGAACTCGTATTGAAAGAACTGAAGAAATGGTAGAGCAACTTCCGTTGGTAAGTGTATTAATTCCTACGTATAATCGTCCTAGTTACTTTGAAAAGGCGTTATGTAGTGTGTTAGAACAAACGTACCCTAATATAGAAATTATAGTTGGAGATGACAGCACGAATGATGAAACAGAAAAATTGTTACAAAAATACTTATGTGATCATTCAAATATTATTTATATAAAAAATAGGTCAACTCTCGGACAATTTGAAAATGCGTTAATGTTATTTAATGAAGCGAACGGTGAGTATATAAATTTTTTAATGGATGATGATGTATTTCATGTGAATAAAATTGAAAAAATGATGAAGTATTTTTTCAATGATTTAGATAATGAAATTAAGCTTGTAACATCTCATCGTCAAGTCATTGATGATAAAGGGAAAGAACTGCGACATATTTATTCGACTGTCCGTTTATTTGAAGAGGATACCATTATAGAGGGAACAGAATTAGGAAATAAGGTAATTGTGGATCAAAAAAATTATATTGGAGAACCGACAACAGTTTTATTTCGTAAAAATGATTTACAAGAACCATATGGGATTTTTGATAAGAGGCGGTATTTATGTAACGTAGATATAGCTTCATGGTTATCTTTATTAAGTAAAGGAAAAGCAGTATATATAGCAGAGACACTGAGTTACTTTCGATTACATCCAGATCAACAGTTAAATGAATCTAATAAAATGATGGATGGGTTAGAAGATTTTTCACACAGTATTATAGCAGGAGAACAATATGGTTTCTTATCCACCGAAAAAGAGTTAGACAAAGCGATAACTAATTTTCTAGATTATGCAAGAAGGATAGTTCCATCATCAATATTATATACATTAGACTATTACCAAAAAATTAGAGCGAAGAAAATAAACATAGAAAAGAAAAAACAACATATAAATAATAATTCTTCATTACCGAAAGTAAGTATACTTATTCCTGCATACAATAGACCTTATTACTTGGAATTAGCACTCAACAGCGCTTTGAATCAAACATATGAAAATATTGAAATTATTATTTCTGACGATAGTACAAATAATGAAGTCAATGCTATGATTCAACCGTACTTACGTGAATATGAGTGTATTACATATGTTAAAAATGAAACGCCGTTAGTTGCCGAAAACTTTAATAAGTGTGTAGAACTTGCGAATGGGGACTATATGAACTTTTTATTAGATGATGATTTATTTCATCATGAAAAGATCGAGAGAATGATGAAATACTTTTTGACGTTAGAAAATATTTCATTTGTGACGTCATATCGTGAACTGATTGATGAGAATGGAGAGATATTACCACCTTCAACATTAAATATGAAAATCGCGAAAGAAACTACACTTTTTGAAGGAAAAGAATTAGGAAATTATATGTTAAAAAACTTAAAAAATGTAGTTGGTGAGCCGACAACTGTTTTGTTTAATCGGGATTTGTTTGACGGGAAGTTTGGATATTTTAAAGGAAAGGCTTATTCTGCTATTAATGACATTGCAACTTGGCTAGATATGATGAGGAAAGGAAAAGTAGTTTATATACATGAACCTCTTAGTTATTTTAGACAACATAGTGGACAAAATCAAAAACAAATGCATTTTATTTTAATGACAATTGAAGAGTGGATTGAATTAATTATAGATGCATATAATAGTGGATTTTTAAGCTCCGAAAGTGAGTATAAAGAGAGTTTATCTTATTGTTTAGAAAATGCGGGATTTATAGTTAAGGATGCAGTAAGAAATGGCGAACTAGATCAAATTTATAATGAAAAGATAAAAAAAGGGTTAAACAAGTTAGTTGCTCATATGTTTGAGAAAGAATCTTGTTATTGTCAATATTGTAATCAACAATTTGAAAAATTTTCACCTTGGCCAGCACATTATGATTTTCCGAAATATAAATTTGAAATGTGGAATAAAGATACAGGGATATGTCCAGTTTGTAATTCGATGGATCGTGAAAGATTGTACCGTGCGTACATTGAAACGGAAACGGACTTGTTAAATAGAAACTATACAATGCTTCATATTGCACCTGAAGCGAAGTTAAGAGATTGGTTTAACGAGTATAAAAATATTACGTATGTATGTGGTGACTTAGAACCAAAGGATCCATTAATGAAGGAAATTGATGTTACAAGGATTACATATGATAGTAATACTTTTGATGTAATATTATGTAGCCATGTGTTAGAACACGTTCCTGATGATGACAAAGCAATGCGAGAGTTATATAGAGTGTTAAAGCCAAATGGATGGGGAATTATTCAAGTACCGATCGTAATGAATGTAGATTTTATTATAGAGAATGAATTAATTGTAACACCACAATTGAGGAAATTAGCTTTTGGTCAAGAAGATCATGTGAGAATTTACAATCAATCGGGATTTATTCAACGATTAATGAATGCAGGATTTAAGGTAGAATTATATAACATAGCGGAAAAACAAGGAATGAAAGGTGCTAGGAAATTTGGATTATCTGAAACAGATATGCTCTATATTGTACGAAAATGATAGGAAGGAATAGATAGATATGGAGAATATTCCTTTTTTACGTGCTTCAACTGTACCTGTAAGTGAGTATTTGGACGAATTGAAGGAAATTGATACATCTCACATATATACGAATTATGGACCTATAAATCAACGTTTTGAGGAAACAATTATGTCGTCATTTTTTCAAAACAGGGGAGCTGTTACAACAGTAGCAAACGCAACGTTAGGGTTAATGGCGGCTATTCAACTAAAGAAAAGAAGAAAGGGAAAGTATGCTCTCATGCCTAGTTTTACATTCCCTGCGACTGCCTTAGCCGCTATTTGGTGTGGATTGGAACCGTACTTTATTGATATTTCAATAGATGATTGGTATATGGATAAAACCGTACTTTTGGATAAGATAGAAGAATTAAAAGAAGAGGTTGCGATTGTTATCCCGTACGCCACTTTTGGATCATGGATGAACTTAGAAAAATATGAAGAATTAGAGAAGAAGGGGATTCCGGTTGTCGTAGATGCGGCGCCGGGATTTGGTTTAATGAATGGAGGGATGCATTACGGTCAAGATTTTAGTGGAATGATCGTATATAGCTTTCATGCAACAAAGCCTTTCGGAATTGGTGAAGGAGGGCTCATATATAGTAAAAACGAAGAAGATATACAACATATTAAAAGAATGGGGAATTTCGGATTTGATAAAAATCGTGAATGCACGATGATGGGGTTTAATTGTAAAATGTCTGAATACGCAGCCGCTATTGGGATTGCGACTATAAAAAAGTGGGATCAAAAATTAAAAGAACGCAGCCGTATTTCTGAATGGTATAAACAGTTGTTACAAAATACTGGGTTAATGAAAAAAGGGTGGAAAGTCCAAAAGACAGAAGCAGTTATTCACCAATTTATGCCTATCATTTGTCCAGAAGAAGTTCGCAACATACAAGTAATAGAAGAACTGAAAAAACAGAAAATAGAAGCTAGATTATACTTTTCACCATCTTGCCACCAACAAGTTCTTTTTAAAAACTATAAGTCTACAGATTTAACAAAGACGAATAAAATAGCAAAACGAATCGTAAGTTTACCTTTATGGGAAGGAATGACGAAAGAACTAGTAGAGCAAATTGTAATCTGTTTAGAGCAGAGGGTGGTGTCGGTAGATGAATAGTTTTTATAGTCAAGAAGAACTAAAGCAAATTGGATTTTTATCTGTTGGGAAAAATGTATTGGTTAGTAAAAAAGCAAGTATATATAATCCGAGTGCTATATCAGTTGGCAATCATGTAAGAATTGATGATTTTTGCATTTTAAGTGGTAAAATCACAATTGGAAGTTATTCGCACATATCAGCGTATACAGCGTTATATGGAGGGGAAGTTGGGATTGAAATGCATGATTTTGCAAACATCTCAGCTAAAACAATCGTATATGCAGTACTTGATGATTTCAGTGGAAATACATTAATGGGGCCAACCGTCCCGAATCAATATAGGAATGTGAAAGCAGAAAAAGTTATTTTAAAAAAACATGTGATTATTGGTGCCAATTCTATTATTTTTCCAAATGTAATTGTAGGAGAAGGTACGGCAGTCGGCGCGATGAGTATGGTAAAAGAGAGTTTAGATGATTGGTATATTTACGCTGGAATTCCCGTAAGGAAAGTAAAACCTCGTCAAAAAAAGATGCTAGAGCTAGAAATTGATTTTTTAAAAAGCATTCATTCTTAACAAAAAAGAATGAATGCTTTTTATTTTTATCCCGCTATTTGCCGATAAAGATTCGACTGGTGAGGGCTAATTAAAGTTTCACTTTATGATAGAGCAGAGTGTATCTTAACTTATTATGTTTTAAATTTTGCTGACCAAGGCAATACTGAGCCATAGTGAATGTAAAGTTGGAGGGCGAGCGTATATGTTTGATGAGGATGGGATTGTTTTAATTATGGAACCAGCTGATGAAAGAAACTTGAGGAGATTTATTTTTTCAGTGCCAAAGTCAGTGTATGAAAAGAAGGGGCTTACATTACACTATGGAACAGCTATAGGACAAGGATATATGGATATAATTGAAGATATTATAAGCGTACATATAGAAATAGATGTTGTAACGATAATAGGGCATGTAAGAGGATAAATAGCTATTTGAAAAAGGTTATAAACAATTTAGCTAGAAGTTATGTATAGAGAAAATTACAGACAATGATAAAGACGAAGGGGGTCTAAAATGAAAATAAAATCAATTTTATTAGTATTTATAGTTTCAATTGGTTTAATGGGATGTTCAATAGTGGAAGAAGGAAAGAACTCCATAGATTATGCTCAAAAGGCGACAGACTATGTAAATGAAATAAGTGCATTTGCAAATGATGCACCAGCATTAGCAGAAAAGGCCGTTAATGATAGCGAGGCTCGAAAAGAATTAGAAACGAAGCTTAGTGAAATTAAACAAGATATACCCGCATTCAATGAATTAACGCCACCTGATGTAGCAAAGGATATTCATCAACAAATCGTCGGATATAACGAAAAGTTAAATGCGTTAATTGATACGGCGATGACAAAGATAGAAGAAGGAAAAGTGGATGTAGAGCAATTTAAAAACTCCGAGCTTATGCAGACGGTAGATCAAGTTCGAGATGTGAAAGATAAAGTGCAAAATTTAGGTCAATAGTAAAAAGCTCCGTTTGTGATAAACGGAGCTTTTTACTATTGGATACAATAAACGATTACACCAACGATAATAATCATGTTGCCGATGAGTTTACGTTTCGTTATTTTTTCTCCCAGGAAATACCAACCGAAAATTAATATGATGATATAACTTAAGGATTCTAATGCTGATGCTTGTTTTAATGCCATGCCCTTCATGGCGATAACATTTAATCCGGCGTTAATTACAAATAAAGAGTAGCCGATAATAACATAAGGATTCACATATTCTTTTATTCTAGAATCGTATTGTTGCAAAGTAGCTTTTTTTAATAATATTTGTGAGTAATTAGCTAAAATTATCCCGAAAATAAATAATAACATATAACTATTCATCTTTTGTCACCACCACAATTCCGACGATAATAATAGCTGCACCAAGTAAATGATTCCACTGAATCGTATCTCCAAATAGAAATACTGACCAAAGCATTGACCACAGTATAATAATCCCGCGATGTGAATATGCTTTTGAAATTTCGAAATGTTTAATTACTTGTTGCCATAAAATTGCATATCCGAATAAAAGTATAACTAATCCGAAATAAGCAACAAAAAATGAGATGGAAGCAATGGGGAATTTAGCTGCCCATTTCATGTAA
This DNA window, taken from Bacillus cereus ATCC 14579, encodes the following:
- the cydC gene encoding thiol reductant ABC exporter subunit CydC → MSNWVKPYIKQNKGRMTLTIFLGLLGVSSGAMLLFISGYLISKSALRPENVMAVYVPIVATRAFSIGQAVFHYIERLVGHDVVLRILEKMRTRLYRIVEPQALFFRSRFQTGDMLGVLSEDIEHLQNLYLRTIFPSILALVVYSIFVLVIGAFDFVFALIVGCMLAIIVFLLPFVSLLLMKKHHVTLKQGRNRLYQQLTDAVFGLSDWQASGRKDEFINEYVKQNDQLLKIEKRVKRWYHIRDSIIQLVVGIVVISMIIWTGNEAASEQIAPTVIAAFVLMTLSVTNALIPIADAIDRIPSYVESTHRLNGVESDSVLHDETDLHGEKDYIEPKHVDIELNHVSYSYPDSNEIVLKDVSLQIKAGKKIAILGRSGTGKSTLLKLLTGALSPVNGQVVLNGERAHTNLLSKYISVLNQKPHLFDTTIGNNVRIGKPEATDEEIWKALEKAQLASHVTSLPDGLQTKMHEMGKRFSGGERQRVAFARTLMQETSIIVLDEPTIGLDPKTELSLIETMFSATEDKTVIWITHHLVGIEHVDEVIFLDRGQIVMQGSHKQLLKENEKYRKLYELDKGI
- a CDS encoding glycosyltransferase, coding for MRTRIERTEEMVEQLPLVSVLIPTYNRPSYFEKALCSVLEQTYPNIEIIVGDDSTNDETEKLLQKYLCDHSNIIYIKNRSTLGQFENALMLFNEANGEYINFLMDDDVFHVNKIEKMMKYFFNDLDNEIKLVTSHRQVIDDKGKELRHIYSTVRLFEEDTIIEGTELGNKVIVDQKNYIGEPTTVLFRKNDLQEPYGIFDKRRYLCNVDIASWLSLLSKGKAVYIAETLSYFRLHPDQQLNESNKMMDGLEDFSHSIIAGEQYGFLSTEKELDKAITNFLDYARRIVPSSILYTLDYYQKIRAKKINIEKKKQHINNNSSLPKVSILIPAYNRPYYLELALNSALNQTYENIEIIISDDSTNNEVNAMIQPYLREYECITYVKNETPLVAENFNKCVELANGDYMNFLLDDDLFHHEKIERMMKYFLTLENISFVTSYRELIDENGEILPPSTLNMKIAKETTLFEGKELGNYMLKNLKNVVGEPTTVLFNRDLFDGKFGYFKGKAYSAINDIATWLDMMRKGKVVYIHEPLSYFRQHSGQNQKQMHFILMTIEEWIELIIDAYNSGFLSSESEYKESLSYCLENAGFIVKDAVRNGELDQIYNEKIKKGLNKLVAHMFEKESCYCQYCNQQFEKFSPWPAHYDFPKYKFEMWNKDTGICPVCNSMDRERLYRAYIETETDLLNRNYTMLHIAPEAKLRDWFNEYKNITYVCGDLEPKDPLMKEIDVTRITYDSNTFDVILCSHVLEHVPDDDKAMRELYRVLKPNGWGIIQVPIVMNVDFIIENELIVTPQLRKLAFGQEDHVRIYNQSGFIQRLMNAGFKVELYNIAEKQGMKGARKFGLSETDMLYIVRK
- a CDS encoding DegT/DnrJ/EryC1/StrS family aminotransferase, whose product is MENIPFLRASTVPVSEYLDELKEIDTSHIYTNYGPINQRFEETIMSSFFQNRGAVTTVANATLGLMAAIQLKKRRKGKYALMPSFTFPATALAAIWCGLEPYFIDISIDDWYMDKTVLLDKIEELKEEVAIVIPYATFGSWMNLEKYEELEKKGIPVVVDAAPGFGLMNGGMHYGQDFSGMIVYSFHATKPFGIGEGGLIYSKNEEDIQHIKRMGNFGFDKNRECTMMGFNCKMSEYAAAIGIATIKKWDQKLKERSRISEWYKQLLQNTGLMKKGWKVQKTEAVIHQFMPIICPEEVRNIQVIEELKKQKIEARLYFSPSCHQQVLFKNYKSTDLTKTNKIAKRIVSLPLWEGMTKELVEQIVICLEQRVVSVDE
- a CDS encoding acyltransferase codes for the protein MNSFYSQEELKQIGFLSVGKNVLVSKKASIYNPSAISVGNHVRIDDFCILSGKITIGSYSHISAYTALYGGEVGIEMHDFANISAKTIVYAVLDDFSGNTLMGPTVPNQYRNVKAEKVILKKHVIIGANSIIFPNVIVGEGTAVGAMSMVKESLDDWYIYAGIPVRKVKPRQKKMLELEIDFLKSIHS
- a CDS encoding DUF6376 family protein, translating into MKIKSILLVFIVSIGLMGCSIVEEGKNSIDYAQKATDYVNEISAFANDAPALAEKAVNDSEARKELETKLSEIKQDIPAFNELTPPDVAKDIHQQIVGYNEKLNALIDTAMTKIEEGKVDVEQFKNSELMQTVDQVRDVKDKVQNLGQ
- a CDS encoding EamA family transporter, encoding MNSYMLLFIFGIILANYSQILLKKATLQQYDSRIKEYVNPYVIIGYSLFVINAGLNVIAMKGMALKQASALESLSYIIILIFGWYFLGEKITKRKLIGNMIIIVGVIVYCIQ
- a CDS encoding EamA family transporter, encoding MKPTIKNYVFLHVAFLIYSIIMVYMKWAAKFPIASISFFVAYFGLVILLFGYAILWQQVIKHFEISKAYSHRGIIILWSMLWSVFLFGDTIQWNHLLGAAIIIVGIVVVTKDE